Within the Myxococcus virescens genome, the region CGGGCAAGTCGCAGCTCGCGCGGCGCATCTACGCGCTGAAGAAGTCGCGGCGCGGCGTGGCGGGCCCCTTCGTGGACCTCAACTGCGCCACGCTCCGGGGCGACGGCGCCATGTCCGCGCTCTTCGGGCACGTGAAGGGCGCCTTCACGGGCGCGCTGAGCGACAGGCCCGGTCTGCTGCGGCAGGCGAACGGCGGCGTGCTCTTCCTGGACGAAATCGGCGAGCTGGGCGCGGACGAGCAGGCCATGTTGCTCCGCGCGCTGGAGGACAAGCGCTTCTTGCCCGTGGGCGCGGACCGCGAGGTGGAGAGCGACTTCCAGCTCATCGCCGGCACCAACCGGGACCTCCAAGTCGAGGTCGAGCGCGGGCGCTTCCGGGAGGACCTGCTCGCGCGCATCAACCTGTGGACGTTCCGGCTGCCCGCGCTGCGCGAGCGCCCGGAGGACATCCCACCCAACCTGCTCTTCGAACTGGACCAGTCCTCCGAGGCCGTGGGCACGCGCGTCACCATGAACAAGGAGGCGCAGAAGCGCTTTCTGGACTTCGCCACGTCCACCGAGGCGAGGTGGGCAGGCAACTTCCGGGACCTCAACGCGGCGGTGCTGCGCATGGCCACGCTGGCGACGGGCGGACGGATTACTCGGGACGTGGTGGACGAGGAGCTCGAACGGCTGCGCGAGCAGTGGCGGCCCTCCGGAGCGAAGGCGGCGGTCGTCGCCGGGGACCTGGTCGCGGAGGTGCTGGGGGAGAACCTCGCCAGCGAGCTGGACCGCTTCGACCGGGTCCAGCTCGCGGACGTGCTGAGCGTCTGCCGGGCATCACGCTCGTTGTCGGACGCGGGGCGCGTGCTGTTCGCTCAGTCACGCGCCCAGAAGAAGAGCGTCAACGACGCGGACCGGCTGAAGAAGTACCTGGCCCGCTTCGGACTCACGTGGGCGGACGTCAGCGGGCGAGGCGCGTAGGCCGGGCTCAGAGCATGGGCATGCCACGCGTCGTCACGCCCTTGCCTCCCTTGGCGCCCTGACTTCGCTGCCCGCCCTGCCCATCGCGGCCCAGGAGGTAGAACGACTCCTGCCTGGACACGAAGAACTTCCAGCCCTCCTCGGTGAGGTAGGCCGGGTCCTCCTGCATCACGAAGACCTTCTGCCCGTCCCACTCCGGCACCGACGTGGCGGTGTTCAGCTCGATGGCGATGTACGAGCCCAGGCGCAACGTCTTGGCCTCCTCCTGCCGGCTGGCCGAACGGAAGTCGATGCTCGCGCCCAGCGCGTGGCCCTGGTTGCCCAGCGGGTGGCTGTACACCATGGCCTCGATGCCCTTCTCCTTCATCTCCGCCATCGTCTGCGTGTACACCTGCGCGGACGTGCGGCCCGGACGGGAGGCGCGCAGCATCAGCGCGTCCTGGAGTTCGATGGTGTTGGCCAGCGCCCGCTTGAGGCCCTCCGGCGCGTCCGTCTCCCCCTCGTTCAGCACGTAGGCCATCTTCTGCCAGTCGGAGTTCAGCCCCATGTAGGTGATGCCGAAGTCCACGTGCAGCAGGTCGCCGCGGAGGATGACGACGTCCTCCTTCGCGGGCGCCAGGAAGCCTCGCGAGCTGGCGCCATCCGCGCCCTTGCGCTGCACGCGCAGGTCCGGCTGGAACCAGGTGTCCACGCCCAGCGCCCAGAGCCTGTCATAGAGGAAGCGGCGCACGTCACCGACGGTCGTCTTCCCCGGCACCACCACCTCCGGAGAGAAGGCCTCCTTCACCACGGCCTCCGTCAGCATCACCAGCCGCTGGTAGTGCAGCCACTCCTCGGGGATGCGCGTGTCCAGGTACTCCTCGATGAGCGGCGCGGCGCTCACGAAGCGGGCCTCCGCCTCCGCGCCCAGGGCCTCCACCAGGAAGGCATAGCTGTCCTTCGTCAGGCTGCGCGTCACCCCGCGCTTGCCGCCAATGCCCAGGGCAATCGTCCGGGGCTGATAGCGCGTGTTCAGGTCCGCCAGGATCTCCTGCGGCTTGCGCCCTTCTTCGGGCAGCTCGAAGAAGCGCGCGAGCGTGGCCTCCGAGTAGCCGGAGAGCGCGACGCGCTTGAGCCCCTCGGGCCCGGCGTCGACGAACACGAAGATGTCCCGGTTGCCCGCGTAGGGCCGCGGCGGCGCGATGAACTGGGTGAGCGGGTCGTCGTGGAACTCCTCGTTCACGACCACCCACATGCCCACGCCATGGCGGCGCATCATGTCCAGCAGCATGCCGTGGCGCTTCTCCAGCCAGGCTTCGCGCTCGGCGATCTGCTCCGACCAGGACATGAGACGCGGCGGCGAGTCGTCAGCAGCGCCCTGGCGCCCCGTGGTGGCACAGGCGGCCAGCAGCAACAGCGGCAGGGCCGCCCACTTCGCGGACTTCATGTGAGGACTCCCATCGAGAAGGAGGCCGCACCGTATCGCATGAAAGCCAGGGGGCCTCCGCCTCCAGAGCCCTTGGATTCTCTGGAGACGGAGGGCCTGGGGCACGCCCCCTCCCTCACTCCCTGGAAGTCCGCACTCCAGCGCCTCTCCGGATGGACGCGTCCTCGACGCCCGCGTCATGTGGTCGTCGGCCCCCCGGTCCCGACGCGGCCACCCTTCGAGATGACGGCTGTCCCCCGACGCCGTCTGCTGGAGCGGGGCCTCATCCCCCGCACACCGAACTCAGAAGCTGGCGATCCGGAACTCGAAGTCGCTCTCGTCGAACGCCTCCCGTTCCTGTCCCCCCAGGTCCTCCGCGTCCCCCCCCGCTTTCACGACACTCCGCGCGTCCCCCGGACCACCCCGCTCCCCCCAGCTGGAGCTCCCGTCCGACCAGGCCGCCCATCCCCCGCCCATCGCCCCACGCCCCTCCTCAGGTGCCCAGAAACCGCTCGCATCCCCTTGGCCCCGCGCGTCACCACGAAACATCTCTCCCCCTCTTCTCGGGGGCTCGCGACCAACGCCCCCTCAATCTCAGATACGGACCCAGCCCTTTTTATTGTGCATTCTGTTCAAAAAAATCCGGGGCGCCCCGAGCGGAGGCGCCCCGTAAAACCTGTATCGCTGGCGCGACTCAGGACAATCCAGAAATTGTTACTTATTTACGACGTGCGTTGTCCGAGCCGTCCGGCTGAGACGCCGTATTCACGGACGGGACGACGGACATCCTCGCCGAGAACGGCGGGTGCGCCGTCAGACCCGGGGTGGGCTCCGGCGGTGGGTCATGCGGGTTGATGCTCACCACCGCCCCATCGCGCTTCGACTTCTTCGAAAGCTTCTTCACCATCGCATCCCCCTCTGCGCGGCACCGGCGGGGCCCGGCGGCATGCCATCTCCCCGCCTCCGCCTTGGTACTACGCACCGGGTCGGATTCCTTGGCCATCATTCGAAGAGGAGGATGCCGTGGACCCAGTCCGCGGAGGGGTGGTCCGCCAGCCACGTGCGCCGCGCGTCGCGGAGCGCGAGGGCCGCCGGTGCACCGCTCCGGATGCGCTCACGTACCGCTTCGAAGAAGCGCCCCGCCGAGTCGGGGATTTCCACCGTGGAGGCCAGCACCGTGGCCGCGCCTGCTTCGATGAAGGCCACCGGCAGGCTGAAGGACTCATGAAGGAAGGGCGTGGCTCGGGCCGCACTGCACGTGGCCAGAAGCACGAGCGGCGCGCGCTCCAGCTTCAGCGCGCGGACCTGGGGGGCGGACAGCGCGTATCGGCCATCGGGTTCAGGCGCCAGCACCACCAGCGAGGCGTCTGACATCTCGGGGCTGAAAGCGCCGTGCGCGTGAATTTCCACCTCACTGGCCTGCGCCATGGCGGCCAGCACCCGGGTTGGCGTGGCTTGCATGCCCGACAGCTCGATTCGCTGCGGGTCCGGCGCGTGCGGCGGCTCCAGCGGAAGCAACCGCGGGAGGCCCAGCGCCGCGGGCGCCTCCACCCCATTGACGACCAGGTGCGGCCCGCTGCCACGAGCCGGCACGGGAGACGCGCCTCCGGGCCGCCCCACGCGGTAGCTCCAGGCGAGCTCCGCGGGCAGCAGCCCCCGCAGGCCATGCACCGGCGGCAGCGCGAGCACATCCACCCGCTCGCAACCCTTCAAGGCGGCCTGGAGCGACGGCGGCACCAGCCCGGAGGCGTCCCGCCCCAGGGGCTCCGCGCGGCTGGCGTCGAAGTGCCCCTGCAGTTCACCCGTAGCGCCCCGCAGCGCGACCACCGAGCGCTCGTAGTCCACGGCGACGCCCAGCACACATCGCGCGGGGACCTCGACCTGAAGCGCGGCGCCCATGAGCGCCAGGGCCTCACCTGGGGCGTCCGTGCGGCCTGCCTCGTGCGCCAGGACGTTGTAGGCCCCCATGCGCGTCTTGCGCGCGTCCACATCGTTGGGAAGGGCCTCCGCCAGTTGGATGGCGCCGCGAAGCAGCTCCAGCCCGGTCGCGCGGTCGCGCTCCAGCACGAACTGCCCCTCGGCGAAGCGCATCTGCGCGAGCTTGCCCGGGGAGGGCTGCCCCCGGTGCAGCTCGGCCAGGGTGCGGCGCAACAGGTCCGCGTCCTGGCTGTCCGCGCCGAAGCGCGCCAGGTACGACAACAACAGCGCGCCGGGCAGCCCCAGTGGCCGGCCACACTCCTGCGCCAGCTCCAGCTCGCTCCGCGCCTCGTGCGCGTCGAACTCCAGCCACGACAGGTAGGCCAGGTTGCGGTGCACGTAGGTGCGCTGCTCGCAGGCGTCGGGCGTTCGCGCCAGGGACTCGCGCAGGTAGGCGCGCGCGCTGGTGATGTCCAACCGGTAGCGAGCGATGTGCGCCAGCTCCTGGAGGAACTGTTGCTCCAGCTCCCATTCCTCCTGCTCCCGAGACGCCAGCCAGCCACTCCACGCCTGCTCGAAAGCCTCCGCCGGGCGGTTGAGCGCGAGATAGAGGTCCGACAGCCGCTTCTTCAGCGTGGCGCAGCGGTAGGACAGCCCCTTGCCCTGACAGGCCCCCACGGCCGCGCGAAGCCGCGCCTCCGCCTTCCACCATTCGCCCGCGCGCTCCTCGGCGCCCGCCAGCTCTCGCTCGGCCAGCAGCGACAACCAGGGGTCCTCGGCCGCACGGGCCAGCCGCGTGAAATCCTCCAGGTGGCGCGCGCCTGCCTTCTGATTGATGAGCCCGCCCAGGTACAGGTCGTCCTCGCCCGAACGCCGCAGCGTCTCCAGGAAGCGCGCTGGCGAGGACAGCTCGCCCCGGACGAGCTTCGCGTAGTCCGCCGCCAGAGGTGCACGGCGGCTGAAGTCCCGCTCCGCCACACGCTGCACGTAGCCGCGAAGCACCTCGCCGCCCTGGACGCCGTCCAACACGTCCGCCAGCGGAAGCAGGCGCAGGGTCCCCTCCCGCGACGGCGCGGCCCTCACCGCGTCGTAGAACGCCAGCCGGACGATGCCAGGAAAGCGCTTCGCTTCCTCCAGCGGGAGCCGCGCCTGCGCGTCCACCATCAGGTCCCGCACCGCCGCGCGAGCCCCCTTCCAGGCCCGCCCACGCGCCTGCGTCTGCTGCCGGAGCGCTCGCGCGCGAATCCGCGCCTCCTCGCTCCATCCCGGCTCCCCGCGCTTCACCACCGCGTCGAACGCCTCCGCGGCCAGCAGCGTCAGCCCCATCTCCCGCAGCACCAGCGCCCGGTTCCACTGCGCCTGGGCGTGCTCGGGCGCTTGTCGTAACACGCCGTCCAGCAGCGCCAGCGCCTGCTCCGGGTGCCCCTGCTCCAACGCGATGATGGCCAGGTCGCTGTCCCGGTCCGGTGACGGCGACATCCGGTGGAGGAAGTCGAAGGCTTGCCGCAGGTCCCTGCGGACCAGGTACGCGGCGGCAATGCCATGCAGGTCCCCCTGGTCCTCCAGATCCGCCAGCGCCCGGAGCGGCAATGCCGAGCCAGCCCCGCCCGGAGGCCCTCTGACACCCGCGCGCAAGGGCACATAGGGCCGGTGTCCGTCCGCGCGTGCATAGGCGACCCTCGCCTCGATGAGGCGCGACGACGTCTGCGCGAGCCAGACCTCCTGCTGGGAACCCCGCATATCGGCGCTCTTGACGACGAGCACCAGGACGATGGCCGCCGCCACGGCGCCCACCGCGAACGGGGCCCAGCGCCAGTGCGGGCGACCCGGCACTTCGGCCGCGTCACGTGTCCTGGGCGCATCGGGCGCCGTCCAGGTTTCGGGCGCGTCCTCCTGCTCGTGCGCCAACACGCGCGGGTCCCCCATCACATGGAAGCCCAGCAGCTCCAGTTGCATGGCTTCGTGCAGGCCGGACGCGCAGGGGTCACAGCGAGCGAGGTGATGCCGGAAGTTCTCCTCGTCCACGGGCGGCAGCTCGCCGTCCAGGAAGAGGGACAGCCTGTTACAGAGCGTCCCCATCACGCGCTGCCTCCTCCGTCGCTCCCGGTGAGCGGCAGCAGAAGCGCCTTCAACTCCTTGCGGGCCTGATAGAGCCAGCTCCCCACGGTGCCTTCGGGGACGCCCATGCGCAGGGCGATGGCGCGGTAGCGCAGCCCCGAGGCATGCAGCGAATACGCCTCACGCACCCTGGGATTCGACAACTGGGCAATGGCCGACTGGAAGTCCTTCTCCGAGATGTGCTCCCAGACCTCCATGGCCTCCGGCTCAGGGGCCGCGACTCCCTCGCGCACCAGCCGCAGCTCCGGACGGTCCTGCTCCAGCAATTCCGAGCGCCGCTTGCGGCACTGGTCGAGGAAATGATTGGTCATCGCCCGACACAGCCACGCCCTGTAGACGGGCTCCGGCTGCGCGGCGAGTGCCCCGTGATGCAGCAGTCCGCGCGTGAGCGCCTCCTGCACCAGGTCTTCCGGATCGATGCCTC harbors:
- a CDS encoding M24 family metallopeptidase — encoded protein: MKSAKWAALPLLLLAACATTGRQGAADDSPPRLMSWSEQIAEREAWLEKRHGMLLDMMRRHGVGMWVVVNEEFHDDPLTQFIAPPRPYAGNRDIFVFVDAGPEGLKRVALSGYSEATLARFFELPEEGRKPQEILADLNTRYQPRTIALGIGGKRGVTRSLTKDSYAFLVEALGAEAEARFVSAAPLIEEYLDTRIPEEWLHYQRLVMLTEAVVKEAFSPEVVVPGKTTVGDVRRFLYDRLWALGVDTWFQPDLRVQRKGADGASSRGFLAPAKEDVVILRGDLLHVDFGITYMGLNSDWQKMAYVLNEGETDAPEGLKRALANTIELQDALMLRASRPGRTSAQVYTQTMAEMKEKGIEAMVYSHPLGNQGHALGASIDFRSASRQEEAKTLRLGSYIAIELNTATSVPEWDGQKVFVMQEDPAYLTEEGWKFFVSRQESFYLLGRDGQGGQRSQGAKGGKGVTTRGMPML
- a CDS encoding RNA polymerase sigma factor, whose translation is MSGQRIATVIRIPVAYSTDVHPDGFEEFAHRVRPMLLALARRLCGQGGIDPEDLVQEALTRGLLHHGALAAQPEPVYRAWLCRAMTNHFLDQCRKRRSELLEQDRPELRLVREGVAAPEPEAMEVWEHISEKDFQSAIAQLSNPRVREAYSLHASGLRYRAIALRMGVPEGTVGSWLYQARKELKALLLPLTGSDGGGSA
- a CDS encoding CHAT domain-containing protein: MMGTLCNRLSLFLDGELPPVDEENFRHHLARCDPCASGLHEAMQLELLGFHVMGDPRVLAHEQEDAPETWTAPDAPRTRDAAEVPGRPHWRWAPFAVGAVAAAIVLVLVVKSADMRGSQQEVWLAQTSSRLIEARVAYARADGHRPYVPLRAGVRGPPGGAGSALPLRALADLEDQGDLHGIAAAYLVRRDLRQAFDFLHRMSPSPDRDSDLAIIALEQGHPEQALALLDGVLRQAPEHAQAQWNRALVLREMGLTLLAAEAFDAVVKRGEPGWSEEARIRARALRQQTQARGRAWKGARAAVRDLMVDAQARLPLEEAKRFPGIVRLAFYDAVRAAPSREGTLRLLPLADVLDGVQGGEVLRGYVQRVAERDFSRRAPLAADYAKLVRGELSSPARFLETLRRSGEDDLYLGGLINQKAGARHLEDFTRLARAAEDPWLSLLAERELAGAEERAGEWWKAEARLRAAVGACQGKGLSYRCATLKKRLSDLYLALNRPAEAFEQAWSGWLASREQEEWELEQQFLQELAHIARYRLDITSARAYLRESLARTPDACEQRTYVHRNLAYLSWLEFDAHEARSELELAQECGRPLGLPGALLLSYLARFGADSQDADLLRRTLAELHRGQPSPGKLAQMRFAEGQFVLERDRATGLELLRGAIQLAEALPNDVDARKTRMGAYNVLAHEAGRTDAPGEALALMGAALQVEVPARCVLGVAVDYERSVVALRGATGELQGHFDASRAEPLGRDASGLVPPSLQAALKGCERVDVLALPPVHGLRGLLPAELAWSYRVGRPGGASPVPARGSGPHLVVNGVEAPAALGLPRLLPLEPPHAPDPQRIELSGMQATPTRVLAAMAQASEVEIHAHGAFSPEMSDASLVVLAPEPDGRYALSAPQVRALKLERAPLVLLATCSAARATPFLHESFSLPVAFIEAGAATVLASTVEIPDSAGRFFEAVRERIRSGAPAALALRDARRTWLADHPSADWVHGILLFE
- the rtcR gene encoding RNA repair transcriptional activator RtcR, with the protein product MAKARARKTVVLGMLGTTLDNGQGPQRWTRWRPTVALCQQEDLLVHRLELLHPPNATSLAATLAGDIRQVSPETEVRGRPLDIQNPWDLEETYGALLDYVRGYAFNPEAEDYLVHITTGTHIAQICMFLLVESRLIPGKLVQVSPGPRDRAGAGTHTLIDLDLSQYDTLAARFRQEQREGLAFLKSGIDTRNAAFNRLIERIEQVAVQSRAPLLITGPTGAGKSQLARRIYALKKSRRGVAGPFVDLNCATLRGDGAMSALFGHVKGAFTGALSDRPGLLRQANGGVLFLDEIGELGADEQAMLLRALEDKRFLPVGADREVESDFQLIAGTNRDLQVEVERGRFREDLLARINLWTFRLPALRERPEDIPPNLLFELDQSSEAVGTRVTMNKEAQKRFLDFATSTEARWAGNFRDLNAAVLRMATLATGGRITRDVVDEELERLREQWRPSGAKAAVVAGDLVAEVLGENLASELDRFDRVQLADVLSVCRASRSLSDAGRVLFAQSRAQKKSVNDADRLKKYLARFGLTWADVSGRGA